Proteins encoded in a region of the Bartonella harrusi genome:
- a CDS encoding TraK family protein codes for MKQKTEWGKMRIIFLANKNLIFKLIEEGYSLKEILRQNPNLNISYDALASYVRKYFKKNSANIPPSLPIKTQVKYPTSDDTIKTEQKSRVFEHDTNKKLEDMI; via the coding sequence ATGAAACAAAAAACAGAATGGGGGAAAATGCGAATAATATTTTTAGCCAATAAAAATTTAATTTTTAAGCTTATTGAAGAGGGATATTCTTTAAAAGAGATTTTAAGACAAAATCCAAATTTAAATATTTCATATGATGCTTTAGCTTCATACGTGCGAAAATATTTTAAAAAGAATTCCGCAAATATTCCACCATCTTTACCAATAAAAACTCAGGTCAAATATCCTACTTCTGATGACACTATTAAAACAGAACAAAAGTCGCGTGTATTTGAGCATGATACAAACAAAAAATTAGAGGATATGATATGA
- a CDS encoding nucleotide-binding protein gives MTNIHMTLQGKGGVGKSFVASLVMQYLLENKIEVKGIDTDPVNQTFANYKNFNVKHLKLLEQSVVIPRNFDTLMEELLNSNCQYVIDNGATTFLPLAYYLKENEAFDILSAAKKNVIIHTIITGGQALADTLSGLFSICTQIPKTADIVVWKNEFFGPIKANEKSFEEMKVFQETKERISAIITIPQQTSSTFGEDIKTMLDKKLTFNEVTNSNEFSIMAKSRLARVKNILFEQISTIPGI, from the coding sequence ATGACAAACATCCACATGACCTTACAAGGCAAAGGGGGGGTTGGTAAATCCTTTGTAGCTAGTCTTGTAATGCAATATTTATTAGAAAATAAAATAGAAGTTAAGGGAATAGATACTGATCCAGTTAATCAAACTTTTGCTAATTATAAAAACTTTAATGTTAAGCATTTGAAACTTCTTGAACAAAGCGTGGTTATTCCTCGTAATTTTGATACCCTTATGGAGGAATTACTGAATTCTAATTGCCAATATGTTATTGACAATGGAGCCACAACATTTTTACCATTGGCATATTATTTAAAAGAAAATGAAGCTTTTGATATATTATCCGCTGCTAAAAAGAATGTAATTATCCATACAATTATCACTGGTGGTCAAGCGTTAGCAGACACCCTTTCTGGATTATTTTCCATATGTACACAAATTCCCAAAACAGCAGATATTGTTGTTTGGAAAAATGAATTTTTTGGACCTATAAAAGCCAATGAAAAAAGCTTTGAAGAGATGAAAGTGTTTCAAGAAACCAAAGAAAGAATTTCTGCTATTATCACAATTCCTCAACAAACATCCAGCACATTTGGTGAGGATATCAAAACAATGCTTGATAAAAAACTTACTTTTAATGAAGTTACTAATTCAAACGAATTTAGTATTATGGCTAAAAGCCGTTTAGCTCGTGTTAAAAACATTTTATTTGAACAAATATCCACTATTCCAGGAATATGA